In Streptomyces sp. P3, one DNA window encodes the following:
- a CDS encoding MBL fold metallo-hydrolase: MTYSGQVTVGGPADVHELKDLMITKIAVGPMNNNAYLLRCRATDEQLLIDAANDAQALLGTIGDDGIASVVTTHQHGDHWQALAEVVAATRARTFAGREDADGIPVPTDVPVVDGDVIRVGNVELTARHLVGHTPGSIALVYDDPHGHPHVFTGDCLFPGGPGRTTRPEDFQSLMSGIETKIFDVLPDETWVYPGHGNDTTLGAERPHLPEWRARGW, encoded by the coding sequence ATGACGTACAGCGGACAGGTGACGGTCGGCGGCCCGGCCGACGTGCACGAGCTCAAGGACCTGATGATCACCAAGATCGCGGTCGGCCCGATGAACAACAACGCCTATCTGCTGCGCTGCCGGGCCACCGACGAGCAACTGCTGATCGACGCGGCGAACGACGCGCAGGCACTGCTCGGCACCATCGGTGACGACGGCATCGCGTCCGTCGTCACCACCCATCAGCACGGCGACCACTGGCAGGCGCTCGCCGAGGTCGTGGCGGCCACGCGGGCGCGCACCTTCGCCGGCCGCGAGGACGCCGACGGCATCCCGGTGCCGACCGACGTCCCGGTCGTCGACGGGGACGTCATCCGGGTGGGGAACGTGGAGTTGACGGCACGCCATCTGGTCGGGCACACGCCGGGCTCGATCGCCCTGGTCTACGACGACCCGCACGGCCACCCCCACGTCTTCACCGGCGACTGCCTGTTCCCGGGCGGCCCCGGGAGGACAACGCGCCCCGAGGACTTCCAGTCCCTGATGTCGGGAATCGAGACCAAGATTTTCGACGTGCTCCCGGACGAGACGTGGGTCTATCCCGGCCACGGCAACGATACGACGCTCGGCGCGGAGCGCCCGCACCTTCCGGAGTGGCGCGCACGGGGCTGGTAG
- a CDS encoding helix-turn-helix transcriptional regulator — protein sequence MLRFEVSVEDLLRSRFALSPALDLCLLLRSLADHDRPLPRAWATRLMPAFERLRRETELNAALALHTTRGGGPNFVAPPPRGLNQTWADDLAMIRATPLEAARQEIAANATGPAARDPRVRAVLDSTDAVSRIAEAMDQAWQELLAADWPQLRAICERDVVHRVGVIGEHGWATTIESLHPSIAWQAGGIEVGHFPQVGTVRLAGDGLLLIPSVFVENIAAHLEDPWPRTLVYPARGTAALWGEQATVPRPDALTALVGRARARLLVALDAPASTSHLARSLAMAPGAVGDHLAILRDAGLLVRARSGRSVLYRRTPLGEALVAGSG from the coding sequence GTGCTGCGCTTCGAAGTCTCCGTCGAGGACCTGCTGCGCAGCCGGTTCGCACTGTCGCCGGCGCTGGACCTCTGCCTGCTGCTGCGCTCGCTCGCCGACCACGACCGGCCGCTGCCGCGAGCATGGGCCACCCGACTCATGCCGGCCTTTGAGCGCCTTCGCCGCGAGACCGAACTGAACGCCGCCCTCGCCCTGCACACCACGCGCGGGGGCGGACCGAACTTCGTCGCCCCGCCTCCACGCGGCCTCAACCAGACCTGGGCAGACGACCTGGCCATGATCCGGGCCACACCGCTGGAAGCGGCCCGCCAAGAAATCGCCGCCAACGCCACCGGCCCGGCCGCCCGTGATCCCCGGGTACGCGCAGTGCTGGACTCCACGGACGCCGTCTCCAGGATCGCCGAGGCGATGGACCAGGCGTGGCAGGAGCTGCTCGCCGCGGACTGGCCGCAACTGCGCGCGATCTGTGAGCGCGATGTCGTGCACCGGGTGGGTGTGATCGGCGAACACGGATGGGCCACGACCATCGAGAGCCTGCACCCGAGCATCGCCTGGCAAGCCGGCGGCATCGAGGTCGGCCACTTCCCTCAAGTCGGAACGGTCCGCCTCGCCGGCGACGGGCTACTGCTGATCCCTTCGGTCTTCGTCGAGAACATCGCCGCCCACCTGGAAGACCCCTGGCCCAGGACCTTGGTCTATCCTGCCCGCGGTACCGCCGCCCTGTGGGGCGAACAGGCGACCGTCCCCAGGCCGGACGCGCTGACCGCTCTGGTCGGCCGGGCCCGAGCCCGGCTGCTGGTGGCGCTGGACGCCCCGGCCAGTACCAGCCACCTCGCCCGAAGCCTGGCCATGGCACCGGGCGCGGTCGGAGATCACCTCGCCATCCTGCGAGACGCGGGGCTGCTCGTCCGCGCCCGGTCCGGACGGTCGGTGCTCTACCGGCGTACCCCGCTCGGCGAGGCGCTGGTCGCCGGTTCGGGCTGA
- a CDS encoding MFS transporter yields the protein MTPTAEPAQGNYRATYREVLAEPRFRLLFSTRAVAITADALRITTFSVLVFSATGSPLLSAVAFGIGFVPQLFGSLLLGSLADRLPPRALITGGYALTCASALLLALVRMPIAASLGVVALVSLATPVFHGASSRLVAQSLEGDAYVLGRSLNNIASSGAQLSGLALGGAVVAVLGPHRALVVSAALYLGCALAVRIRLPRLEPGEFGGTPGSARGDGGAVRASLHGAVLLLRGQRVRRLMLAQWLPPAFVTGAEGLIVAYAGGRHFAPGWYAVLMGCPPVGMLVGDLVVGRLLRPPTRERLVVPLIALTGLPLLGFATEPGVGVSSCLLLLCGFGLPYGLGLQRPFLDALPQDGRGQAFGLLGSAGMTLQGVGPACFGSMAAGLGTGGAIALAGGAAVLTAGWILTWRPPTSPVPVPDRSTGSENGTEQHARSCPVR from the coding sequence ATGACCCCAACCGCCGAACCCGCGCAGGGCAATTACCGCGCCACCTACCGGGAGGTGCTGGCCGAGCCTCGCTTCCGGCTGCTCTTCTCGACCCGCGCCGTCGCGATCACTGCGGACGCGCTGCGGATCACCACGTTCTCGGTGCTGGTCTTCTCGGCCACCGGCTCCCCGCTGCTGAGCGCAGTGGCTTTCGGCATCGGCTTCGTCCCGCAGCTGTTCGGCTCGCTGCTGCTGGGCTCGCTGGCCGACCGGCTGCCGCCCCGCGCGCTCATCACCGGCGGCTACGCCTTGACGTGCGCCAGCGCCCTGCTGCTCGCCCTGGTGCGGATGCCGATCGCGGCAAGCCTCGGTGTCGTGGCGCTGGTCTCCCTCGCCACACCGGTGTTTCACGGCGCGTCGAGTCGGCTGGTCGCCCAGTCGCTGGAGGGCGACGCCTATGTACTGGGCCGTTCACTGAACAACATCGCATCCTCCGGCGCGCAATTGTCCGGTCTGGCGCTGGGAGGTGCGGTCGTCGCGGTGCTCGGCCCGCACCGGGCGCTCGTGGTGAGCGCCGCCCTGTACCTCGGCTGCGCGCTCGCCGTCCGCATCCGGCTGCCCCGGCTGGAGCCGGGAGAGTTCGGCGGCACACCGGGCAGCGCTCGGGGCGACGGCGGGGCCGTCCGGGCAAGCCTGCACGGCGCCGTCCTGCTGCTGCGCGGACAGAGGGTACGACGACTGATGCTGGCTCAGTGGCTTCCGCCCGCCTTCGTCACGGGCGCGGAAGGTCTGATCGTCGCCTACGCGGGAGGACGCCACTTCGCGCCCGGCTGGTACGCGGTGCTGATGGGCTGTCCGCCGGTCGGCATGCTCGTCGGTGACCTGGTGGTGGGTCGACTGCTACGGCCACCCACCCGGGAGCGACTGGTAGTCCCGTTGATCGCGCTGACGGGACTGCCGCTGCTCGGCTTCGCCACCGAACCCGGAGTGGGCGTCTCGTCCTGTCTGCTGCTGCTCTGCGGCTTCGGATTGCCCTACGGCCTCGGCCTGCAACGGCCGTTCCTGGACGCCCTGCCGCAGGACGGCCGGGGCCAGGCGTTCGGTCTGCTCGGCTCCGCCGGCATGACGCTGCAGGGCGTCGGGCCGGCCTGCTTCGGCTCGATGGCCGCGGGCCTCGGAACAGGCGGCGCGATCGCCCTGGCAGGGGGCGCGGCGGTGCTTACCGCCGGCTGGATCCTCACCTGGCGCCCGCCCACCTCCCCGGTCCCCGTCCCGGACCGCTCAACGGGATCAGAGAACGGCACCGAACAGCATGCGCGCAGCTGTCCTGTGCGGTGA